One Thermococcus alcaliphilus genomic region harbors:
- the gdhA gene encoding glutamate dehydrogenase, with translation MVEQDPFEIAVKQLERAAQYMDISEEALEFLKRPQRIVEVSIPVEMDDGSVKVFTGFRVQYNWARGPTKGGIRWHPEETLSTVKALAAWMTWKTAVMDLPYGGGKGGVICNPKEMSDREKERLARGYVRAVYDVISPYTDIPAPDVYTNPQIMAWMMDEYETISRRKDPSFGVITGKPPSVGGIIARMDATARGASYAVREAAKALGWDTLKGKTIAIQGYGNAGYYMAKIMSEEYGMKVVAVSDSKGGIYNPDGLNADEVLEWKKKTGSVKDFPGATTITNEELLELEVDVLAPSAIEEVITKKNADNIKAKIVAELANGPTTPEADEILYEKGILIIPDFLCNAGGVTVSYFEWVQNITGDYWTVEETRAKLDKKMTKAFWDVYNTHKEKNINMRDAAYVVAVSRVYQAMKDRGWVKK, from the coding sequence ATGGTTGAGCAAGACCCATTTGAAATTGCCGTTAAGCAGCTTGAAAGAGCTGCCCAATATATGGACATAAGTGAAGAGGCCCTTGAGTTTTTAAAGAGGCCACAAAGAATTGTTGAGGTCAGCATTCCAGTCGAGATGGATGACGGTTCTGTAAAAGTTTTCACAGGATTTAGAGTCCAATACAACTGGGCTCGCGGTCCAACAAAGGGTGGTATTAGATGGCACCCCGAAGAAACACTCAGCACCGTTAAGGCTTTGGCTGCTTGGATGACCTGGAAGACTGCTGTTATGGACCTCCCATACGGTGGAGGTAAGGGTGGTGTCATCTGTAATCCAAAGGAAATGAGCGACAGAGAGAAGGAGAGACTTGCTAGAGGATATGTAAGAGCTGTCTATGATGTTATAAGCCCATATACCGATATTCCAGCTCCAGACGTTTACACTAACCCACAGATCATGGCATGGATGATGGACGAATATGAAACAATCTCAAGAAGAAAGGACCCATCCTTTGGTGTTATCACAGGTAAGCCACCAAGCGTTGGTGGTATCATAGCAAGAATGGACGCCACAGCTAGAGGAGCAAGCTACGCCGTTAGAGAAGCCGCAAAGGCTCTAGGATGGGACACACTTAAGGGCAAGACAATAGCCATACAAGGTTACGGTAACGCTGGATACTACATGGCCAAGATCATGAGCGAAGAGTACGGAATGAAGGTTGTTGCAGTCAGCGACAGCAAGGGCGGTATATACAACCCAGATGGTCTCAACGCTGATGAAGTCCTCGAATGGAAGAAGAAGACCGGTAGCGTTAAGGACTTCCCAGGAGCAACAACAATAACCAACGAAGAGCTCCTTGAGCTCGAAGTTGACGTCCTTGCACCATCAGCTATCGAAGAGGTCATCACAAAGAAGAACGCCGACAACATCAAGGCCAAGATCGTTGCCGAGCTTGCAAACGGTCCAACTACACCAGAAGCAGATGAGATCCTCTACGAGAAGGGCATACTCATAATCCCAGACTTCCTCTGTAACGCAGGTGGTGTTACAGTAAGTTACTTCGAGTGGGTACAGAACATAACCGGTGACTACTGGACAGTTGAGGAGACTAGGGCAAAGCTTGACAAGAAGATGACCAAGGCTTTCTGGGACGTTTACAACACCCACAAGGAGAAGAACATCAACATGAGAGACGCTGCTTACGTAGTTGCAGTCAGCAGAGTCTACCAAGCAATGAAAGACCGCGGATGGGTCAAGAAGTGA
- a CDS encoding sodium-dependent transporter yields the protein MEQRDRWATKIGLILAMAGNAIGLGNFWRFPYQAAKNGGGAFMIPYFVALFLLGIPIMWVEWVEGRYGGKYGHGTLGPTFYLMARESLKPKTALIFGMIGGMLAFSVTTLLNSYYLHIIGWSAAYTYFSATGAYFGKDSVEFLISYLSNNTQVFIFWGISVALLGVAVGQGVSKGIERWVKVMMPALYVAAILLVLRSLTLGSPVKPEWSSIKGFEFLWEPRFSEVTWQSALAAAGQIFFTLSLGMGIIQNYASYLGPEDDVALSGLATVSLNEFAEVILGGSIAIPIAFAYLGPEKAIAGGVGLAYIALPNVFMNMPAGQLFGAIWFLLLWFAGFTSAIAMYNYLVALLEEDLKISRKTGSVMVFILYFLLGLPVVLDPTKKFLELYYLTELDNWVGSYLLVVLGLFDIIVAVWLFKPDNFWEELHKGAYIRVPEWVKPIILYIAPIYTIILLVFTTKDYITGGYFKAVPAYVKPELAQYANWVWYARIVMFIILIIGAIEAYMAIKKKYGEELAKNEVIIKL from the coding sequence ATGGAGCAAAGGGATAGGTGGGCAACCAAAATTGGTTTGATCTTAGCTATGGCAGGAAACGCAATAGGTCTCGGAAACTTCTGGAGATTCCCCTATCAGGCCGCCAAGAACGGTGGCGGTGCGTTCATGATTCCCTACTTTGTCGCACTGTTCCTCCTTGGAATACCCATCATGTGGGTAGAGTGGGTCGAGGGTAGATATGGAGGTAAGTATGGCCACGGTACGTTGGGCCCAACATTCTACTTAATGGCCAGAGAAAGCTTGAAGCCAAAGACGGCATTGATATTTGGTATGATCGGTGGTATGTTGGCATTCTCAGTTACAACATTGCTCAACAGCTATTATCTGCACATTATAGGATGGTCAGCAGCATACACCTACTTCAGCGCAACCGGAGCATACTTTGGAAAAGACTCCGTGGAGTTCCTTATTAGCTATCTAAGCAACAATACCCAAGTGTTCATCTTCTGGGGTATCTCAGTTGCACTCCTCGGTGTTGCAGTAGGTCAAGGTGTTAGCAAAGGTATCGAGAGATGGGTTAAAGTAATGATGCCAGCTTTGTATGTGGCAGCTATCTTATTGGTTTTGAGATCTCTCACCCTTGGTTCACCAGTAAAACCAGAATGGAGCTCAATTAAGGGATTTGAGTTCCTATGGGAGCCAAGATTTAGCGAAGTAACATGGCAATCAGCCCTTGCAGCTGCAGGACAGATATTCTTCACACTCTCCCTTGGTATGGGTATCATACAGAACTATGCCTCCTACCTGGGCCCAGAGGATGACGTTGCACTTTCAGGTTTGGCAACAGTTTCACTCAACGAGTTTGCCGAGGTTATCCTCGGTGGTTCAATTGCTATCCCAATAGCCTTCGCTTACCTTGGCCCAGAAAAGGCTATAGCAGGTGGTGTCGGTTTAGCATACATAGCTTTACCAAACGTCTTCATGAACATGCCAGCTGGACAGCTATTCGGTGCAATATGGTTCCTATTGCTCTGGTTTGCAGGATTCACATCAGCTATAGCCATGTACAACTATCTTGTCGCTCTGCTTGAAGAGGATCTAAAGATAAGCAGAAAGACAGGTTCAGTTATGGTGTTTATACTCTACTTCCTCTTGGGACTTCCAGTCGTCCTAGATCCAACAAAGAAGTTCTTAGAGCTTTACTACCTCACAGAGCTTGACAACTGGGTTGGAAGCTATCTCCTCGTAGTACTTGGTCTCTTTGACATTATAGTTGCAGTATGGCTCTTCAAGCCAGACAACTTCTGGGAGGAGCTTCACAAGGGAGCATACATCAGAGTTCCAGAGTGGGTTAAGCCGATAATCCTTTACATAGCTCCAATTTATACAATAATCCTCTTGGTATTCACAACCAAGGACTATATAACTGGAGGATACTTCAAAGCAGTCCCAGCATACGTTAAACCAGAGCTTGCCCAGTATGCCAACTGGGTCTGGTACGCAAGAATAGTGATGTTCATAATACTCATCATTGGTGCCATTGAAGCATACATGGCCATTAAGAAGAAGTATGGCGAGGAATTAGCAAAGAACGAGGTAATAATAAAGCTCTGA
- a CDS encoding alpha-glucosidase, producing the protein MKSPELLRETAKVLEETEERIKSLTSLSPRKKQSALNKIREAKENFKKMADEVVIDNEELANFFLKRAVKLKNSTNDKTIERLGEKEYMKSVEAMFRYSKAAPYDFAGYMKYVNRAYKAYVWGMISFFVVTAFLPVEFKITSLILLIPILLSLLSLRKRGYTGLMLAFAATPIPLITGALAVRAYLDVFISPSGLQEAAQGLGVSPTTAQIVAGVMVLFGIAELLLLSYAIYMFYKHRHAFL; encoded by the coding sequence GTGAAAAGTCCAGAGCTTCTTAGGGAAACTGCAAAGGTTTTAGAAGAGACCGAGGAAAGAATTAAAAGTTTAACTTCCCTCTCACCAAGGAAGAAGCAAAGTGCTCTAAACAAAATAAGGGAGGCAAAAGAGAATTTTAAAAAAATGGCTGATGAAGTTGTTATTGATAACGAAGAGCTTGCTAACTTTTTCTTAAAGCGAGCTGTTAAGCTAAAGAACTCTACAAACGACAAGACCATAGAGCGATTAGGGGAGAAAGAGTACATGAAGAGCGTCGAGGCGATGTTTAGATATTCCAAAGCCGCACCGTATGATTTTGCGGGGTATATGAAATATGTAAACAGAGCTTACAAAGCATACGTGTGGGGTATGATAAGCTTTTTTGTTGTAACCGCGTTCTTGCCGGTGGAATTTAAAATAACTTCCCTCATATTGCTGATCCCGATATTGCTTTCTCTCCTGAGTTTAAGGAAGAGGGGATATACGGGACTTATGCTGGCTTTTGCAGCAACCCCAATTCCTCTAATAACAGGTGCCCTTGCAGTGAGGGCTTATTTAGATGTGTTCATAAGCCCCAGTGGACTTCAAGAAGCCGCTCAAGGATTGGGAGTATCTCCAACTACTGCCCAAATCGTCGCTGGAGTAATGGTGCTCTTTGGAATTGCCGAGCTGTTGCTGTTGAGCTATGCTATCTACATGTTTTACAAGCACAGACACGCATTCCTCTGA
- a CDS encoding P-II family nitrogen regulator: MRKIEAVVREEDFDRVQKALKQMGIVPMTAYPVKGRGVQGGVPPYELMPKMKIEIVVKDEDVEKVVSTIIQNARRGIPGDGKIFILPVYEAIRVRTGEKGNEALY, encoded by the coding sequence ATGAGAAAAATTGAAGCTGTTGTTAGGGAAGAGGATTTTGATAGAGTTCAAAAGGCTTTGAAGCAAATGGGGATAGTGCCCATGACTGCTTATCCCGTCAAGGGCAGGGGTGTGCAGGGAGGAGTACCACCTTATGAGCTCATGCCGAAGATGAAGATTGAGATAGTTGTTAAAGATGAGGATGTGGAAAAAGTCGTTAGTACAATAATTCAAAATGCGAGACGAGGCATACCCGGGGATGGCAAGATATTCATTCTGCCTGTCTATGAAGCGATAAGAGTAAGGACGGGAGAAAAAGGAAACGAAGCTCTCTATTGA